A genomic window from Silene latifolia isolate original U9 population chromosome Y, ASM4854445v1, whole genome shotgun sequence includes:
- the LOC141628672 gene encoding uncharacterized protein At4g02000-like, which produces MESLVTKYWSHIAAPQILYFSRGWYYFCFESKEDMEKIRSDVWNLNGYPLVFKEWSPTIVEQLQVTHIPVWVLLPNLDPCFWSQAALSKVASTIGNPICADEHTTNKTKLAFARILVDVDLSKELPNAVKLSTPYRGIVLQKIEYEWLPYFCSTCQRIGHTKDRCPKLKPKMAYKPKAKESSAAASQHMKAVDQPTKALNTAPLSAFGFEVLQASNVEVAPEQTQTIRVDLVDSGGGTFFHESICMEH; this is translated from the exons ATGGAAAGTTTAGTCACTAAATATTGGTCTCATATTGCAGCTCCTCAGATTCTTTACTTCTCTAGGGGTTGGTACTACTTTTGCTTTGAAAGTAAAGAGGATATGGAGAAAATTAGGTCAGATGTCTGGAATCTAAATGGTTATCCACTGGTTTTTAAGGAATGGTCCCCTACAATAGTTGAGCAATTGCAGGTAACTCATATCCCTGTCTGGGTTTTATTACCTAACCTTGACCCCTGCTTCTGGTCCCAAGCTGCTCTCAGTAAAGTAGCTAGTACTATAGGAAACCCCATTTGTGCTGATGAACACACCACAAACAAAACCAAACTTGCTTTTGCTCGTATTCTGGTTGATGTTGATTTATCTAAAGAACTTCCCAATGCTGTCAAGCTTAGTACCCCTTATCGTGGTATTGTCCTTCAGAAAATTGAATATGAATGGCTTCCCTACTTTTGTTCAACTTGTCAAAGGATAGGACATACTAAGGATAGATGCCCCAAGCTGAAACCTAAAATGGCATACAAGCCTAAGGCTAAGGAATCCTCCGCCGCTGCTTCTCAACATATGAAAGCTGTTGACCAACCAACAAAGGCTCTTAATACCGCCCCCCTCTCAGCATTTGG GTTTGAAGTGTTACAAGCATCTAATGTTGAAGTGGCTCCTGAGCAAACTCAGACTATTAGGGTTGATTTGGTGGATTCTGGAGGTGGAACATTCTTTCATGAATCTATTTGCATGGAACATTAG